Genomic DNA from Thermobifida alba:
CCGCCCAACACACCGACCATGAATCCCCCATCACTCTCAGTGTCGGCCGCCGACATCCGGCGCGGGGGCCCGTGGCGCGGGGCCCGCGGGTGTCGGGGCTGTTCTGCTCCCCGACACCCGTCCGGGCCGCCGGGGAGTGCTCTAGTGGTTCCCGGCTACCGCAGCAGACGCGCTGCCTCGGTCGCCCAGTAGGTGAGGATCTGTCCGGCGCCCGCCCTCCGGTAGGAGGTGAGGGTCTCCAGAATCACCCGTTCCCGTTCCAGCCAGCCGTTCCGGGCCGCCGCCTCGACCATCGCGTACTCGCCGCTGACCTGGTAGGCGGAGACGGGCACGGAGACGGCCTCGGCCACCCTGGCCACGATGTCCAGGTAGGCCAGTCCCGGTTTGACCATCACCATGTCAGCCCCTTCGGCCAGGTCCAGCTCGACCTCGCGCAGCGCCTCCCGGGCGTTGGCGGGATCCTGCTGGTAGCTGGAGCGGTCGCCGAACTGCGGCGCGCACTCGGCCGCGTCGCGGAACGGGCCGTAGAACGCCGAGGCGTACTTGGCGGCATAGGCGAGGATCGCGACACCGGTGTACCCGGCCCCGTCCAGTGCGGCGCGGATCGCCCCCACCTGGCCGTCCATCATGCCGCTGGGGGCGACCACGGCCGCCCCGGCCGCGGCCTGGGCCACCGCGGCGGAGGCGTAGCGCTCCAGGGTGGCGTCGTTGTCGACCTCGCCCGTGTCGGTGAGCAGTCCGCAGTGTCCGTGCGAAGTGTACTCGTCCAGACACAGATCGGTCATCAGCACGACCTCGTCGCCGAGGTCCGCGGCGAGCTTTCGCAGCGCCACCTGCACGATCCCGTCGGGGTCGTCGGCGGAGGAGCCGCGCTCGTCCTTGGCCGCGGGCACGCCGAACAGCATGATCCCGCCGACCCCGGCCCCGACCGCCTCCTCGGCGCTCTTGCGCAGGCTGTCCAGGGTGTGCTGGTGGACGCCCGGCATGGAGCCGATCTCCTGCGGCGCGTCGATGCCCTCCTTGACGAACATCGGCAGAATGAGCTCTTCCGGCCGGACGCGCGTCTCCGCGACCAGCCGCCGCATCGCGGGCGTGGCGCGCAGTCGCCGCGGCCGGGCCAGCGGGAAACGGGCCGTCATGCGGATCCTCTCCTGTCCTGTGTCACAGCATGGTCTTGCGGCGGCGGCCCCGGCGCTTCTGGCTGGGGCGCAGCACCGGCTTGCCCGCCTCGATCGCGGCCTGCCGCTGGGCCGCGCCGAACTCCGCGAGCGCCTCGGCCAGCGCCACCACCGACGCCTTCGGCGCGCGCACGTCCACGCGCAGCCCGAACTCCTCGGCGGTCTTGGCGGTCTCCGGCCCGATCACGGCGATCACCGTGGTGGCGTGCGGTTTGCCCGCGATGCCGACGAGGTTGCGGACCGTGGAGGAGGAGGTGAACAGCACCGCGTCGAACCCGCCGCCCTTGATGGCCTCGCGGATGGGCGCGGGCGGGGGCGCGGCGCGCACGGTGCGGTAGGCGGTGACGTCGTCGATCTCCCAGCCGAGTTTGACCAGGCCCTCGGAGAGGACCTCGGTGGCGATGTCGGCGCGCGGCAGCAGCACCCGCTCGATCGGGTCGATCTCGGCGTCGTAGGGCGGCCACACCTCGACCAGGCCCGCTCCGGACTGCTTGTCCTCGGGCGGCTGCAGGTCGGGGTGGATGCCGAACGCCTGCAGCGCGGCGGCGGTCTGCTCCCCCACCGCGGCGACCTTCACCCCGGCGAAGGCGCGCGCGTCCAGACCGTAGTCCTCCAGACGCTCGCGGATGGCCTTGACCGCGTTGACGGAGGTGAAGGCCACCCACTGGTAGCGGCCGGTGACCAGGCCGCGGACCGCCCGCTCCATCTGCTGCGGGGTGCGCGGCGGCTCCACCGAGATGGTGGGGACCTCCTCGGGCACCGCCCCGTAGCCGCGCAGCTGGTCGGAGAGGGCCGCGGCCTGCTCGCGGGTGCGCGGTACCAGGACCCGCCAGCCGAACAGCGGCTTGGTCTCGAACCAGGAGAGCTTCCGCTGGCGTTGCGCCCCCTCCCCGATGATCATCAGGGACGGGCGGGGAACCGTGTGGCCCTTGGCGTCGGAGGCCTTCAGGTCGGCGGCCAGGCGGGCCAGGGTGGAGGTGACGGTGGTCTGCTGGGTGGTCGTCCCCATCCGGGTCACCGTGACCGGGGTGGTGTCGGGACGGCCGCCCGCGATGAGGGTCTTGCAGATCCGGTCGAGGCCGGGTCCCTTCGCCTCCGGGTCGTCCTCGCTGGGCGCGTCGGGGAACATCACGACCAGGGTGGCCTTGCTCTGCGCGGCGTTGACCCAGTCCACGTCGGTGTCGGCGGCGTCGAGCACCCGGAGCTCGTTGGTGCCGGCGGGCATCAGCTCGGTCCCCGCGTAGGCGGGAACCGCGGTGATCGCGGGGAGCCCCGGTGCGATCTCGAACTCGATGCCCGCGTCGCGGGCGGCCTCGGCCAGGTCGGCGCCCCGGCAGGCCAGCAGCGGGTCACCGGCGTAGAGCCGGACCACGCGCAGTCCCTGGGCCGCCTTGGCGACCGCGAACGCGTCTCCCTTGTCCCCGTACTCGTCGGGGCCGACGACCTCCACGTCCGGACGGCAGTGGCGCAGCAGCCCCTCCCGGTGCCGGGCGAGCGGTCCGAACTCGCGGAACGTGAGGACGACGTCGGCCTGCCCCAGCAGCGCGGCGCCCCGCAGCGTCAGCAGGTCGGCGTCGCCCGGCCCGGCACCGACCAGCGCGATGTGGCCGGCTGCGGGCTTGGCGGCTTCCTCGGCCCCGGTCGCCGGGGTCTCAGTCTGCGGGTTCACTTCGCTCCTCTTCTCACCTGTCCGCGTCCCTGGGTCCAGCGTGTGGGACGCGCTGGTCAGATCTCTCCTCTTCCCGTCGCGGCGTCGGCCACGATCTGATCGGCCCCCCGCCGGATCATCTCGTGGGCGAGTTGGTGGCCGAGTGCGGCGGCCGCCTGGACCGCGTCGGGAAACTCGGTGACGGTGACCGTCTGCTCGGCGCGCACGGCCTGGCTTCCGTCGGTGGCGACGACCGCGGCACGCAGGCGGAGGCGGTCGTCGGCCACGAACTCGGCGTAGGCGCCGACCGGGGCGGCGCATCCGGCCTCCAGTTCCGCCAGGATGACGCGCTCGGCGGTGACCGCGGCCCGGGTGGGGGTGTGGTCGACCGCGCCGAGGTAGCTCAGGGCGCCCTCGGCGTCGGCGGTGCGGCACTCCACGGCGAGTGCGCCCTGGCCGGGGGCGGGGAGGACCTGTTCGACCTCGAACACGTCGGTGACGTCGTCGAGGCGGCCTACCCGGTCCAGTCCCGCGTAGGCCAGCACGACCGCGTCGAGTTCGCCGGAGGAGACCTTGCCCAGGCGGGTCTCGGCGTTGCCGCGGATCGGCACGTAGCGCAGGTCGGGGCGGAGCGCCGCGAGCTGGGCGACGCGGCGCGGCGAGCCGGTGCCGACGGTGGAGCCGGGCGGCAGGTCGGCGAACTTCAGCCCGTCGCGGGCGCACAGGGCGTCCCGGGGGTCGTCGCGTTCGGTCACGGCGGCGAGCACGATGCCGTCGGTGGGGGCGGTGGGCAGGTCCTTGAGGGAGTGGACGGCGAACTCCACCTCCCCGGCGAGCAGGGCGTCGCGCAGCGCGCTGACGAAGACGCCGGTGCCGCCCAACTGGGTCAGCTGGGCGCGGGTGACGTCGCCGAAGCTGGTGATGAGGACCAGTTCGACCGGGACCCCGGTGCGTTCGGTGAGGGTCTCGGCGACCCTCTGGGACTGGCTGGTGGCCATGGTGCTGCGGCGGGTGCCGAGCCTGGCCGGTGTGGTGGACATGTCATCTCTCCTCACCGAGCGCGGCGCCGGGCTTGACGACCGCGTCGGGGATTGCCGGGTCGAGGTCGAACAGTTCGCGCAGGGCTTCGGCGTAGACGGCCCCGTCGGGGCCGGTCGCCAACTGTTTGACCCGCACAGTGGGTTGGTGCAGCAGTTTGTCGACGACCCGGCGCACAGTGCGGGTGATCTCGGCGCGGGTGCGGTCGTCGATGCCGGGCAGCCGCCCGTTCAGGCGCTCCAGTTCGCTCTCCACCACCAACTGGGCCTTGCTGCGCAGGGCGACCACGGTGGGGGCGACGCGCTCGGCGCTGCGGACCGCCTGGTACTCGGCCACCTCCTCGGCGACGATGTCGCGCACCGCGGCGAGGTCGGCGACCTGTCCGGCCGCGTCGGTGTCCTCCGCGGCCTCGCGCAGGTCCTCGATGCCGACGAGGTAAACGCCGGGCAGGTCGCGTACGGCCTTGTCGATGTCGTGCGGCAGCGCCAGGTCCAGGAAGACCAGGGGGCGGGCGGTGCGGTCGCCGGCGGCGGCCACCTCCTCCGCGGTGAGCACGACGCCCTGGGCTCCGGTGCAGGAGATGACCAGGTCGACGTCGGCGAGGTGGGCGGCGGCCTCCTCGAACGGCACGGCGCGGCTGCGCACCGACTCGTACCCCTCGGTGAGGCACTCGGCCAGCCGTTCGGCGCGTTCGGGGGTGCGGTTGGCGACGAGGACCAGGCCGGCGCCCTGCCGGGCGACGGTGTTGGCCGACAGCGCGCTCATGGACCCCGCGCCCAGCACCATGACCCGGCGGCCGGTGAGGGCCTGCGGGGCGGGCAGCGCGGCGGTGACCTCCTCGGCGAGGTCGCCGTCGACGGGGCAGGCGGCGGGGGCGGTTCGGTCCCGGGGGTCGGCCGCGGCGGGCAGGTACCGTCCGGCGACGGTCAGGCCGAAGCTGACCATGCTGGCCCCGGCCTGGTCGAGGCGGGTCTCGGTGTGCGCGCGCTTGCCGACGCGCAGGGCGCGCTGGCCGAGGTCGTTGAGGACCCGGCCGAGGGTGCCGACGTACTGGGCGTCCTTGAGCGCGTTGCGCACCTGGCCGAGGATCTGCCCCTCGCCCACGACCATGGAGTCCAGCCCGCAGGCGACGGAGAACAGGTGCTGGACGGCGCGCTCCTCGTAGTGCACGTAGCAGTGCCGGGTGAGTTCGTCCAGGGAAACACCGGTGTAGTCGGAGAGCAGCTCGCAGATGGCGGCCACTCCCGGGTGGAACTGCTCGACGTCGGCGTAGACCTCGGTGCGGTTGCAGGTGGAGACCACCATCGCCTCGTTCACGGCGGGGGTGTTGACCATCTCCGCCATGAGCTTGAGACGGACCTCACCGCTCAGCGCCATGCGCTCAAGCAGCGCCACGGGCGAACTCCGGTGGCTCACGCCCAGGGCGAGGACACTCATCCGCACTCCAATGCAACCATCTTCTTCGCGACGCTCCCTTCCTCACGCGCGTCCGTCGGACGCCCGCCGCCCCGCCGCCCCGGTGACCGGTCGACTCAGACCTCCAGAACGTCCATCCAGTCCGGTCCCCGGCGGCCCGCGGACTTGCGCTGCTCGTGGAAGGCCAGGATCTGGAGTTCGATGGACAGGTCGACCTTACGCACATCGACGTGGTCGGGCACATTGAGTACCACCGGGGCGAAGTTCAGGATGCTGGTGACGCCGGCCGCGACGAACCGGTCGCACACCCCCTGAGCGGCCTTCGCCGGAGTGGCGATCACTCCGATCGAGACGTTCTCATCGCTGACAACGTCCTCCAGGTTGTCAATATGCCGTACGGTCAGCCCGGCCACGCGGGACCCCACCACTTCGGGGGCTTCGTCCAGCAGTGCCGCGATCCGGAACCCGCGGGTCCCGAAGCCTCCGTAGTTGGCCAGTGCGCGGCCCAGGTTGCCCACGCCGATGATGGCCACGGACCAGTCCTGGGTGAGACCAAGCTCACGGGAGATCTGGTAGATGAGGTACTCGACGTCGTAGCCCACTCCGCGGGTCCCGTAGGACCCCAGGTGGGAGAGGTCCTTGCGGAGCTTGGCGGAGTTGACCCCCGTCGCCGCGGCCAGCTCCCCGGACGATACCGTGGGTGTTCCCCGTTCACTCAGTGCCTGCAGCGCACGCAGGTACAACGGGAGTCTGGCGACTGTCGCCTCCGGGATACCCCTATCCCGAGGCCGTGACGGACGGC
This window encodes:
- the hemB gene encoding porphobilinogen synthase — its product is MTARFPLARPRRLRATPAMRRLVAETRVRPEELILPMFVKEGIDAPQEIGSMPGVHQHTLDSLRKSAEEAVGAGVGGIMLFGVPAAKDERGSSADDPDGIVQVALRKLAADLGDEVVLMTDLCLDEYTSHGHCGLLTDTGEVDNDATLERYASAAVAQAAAGAAVVAPSGMMDGQVGAIRAALDGAGYTGVAILAYAAKYASAFYGPFRDAAECAPQFGDRSSYQQDPANAREALREVELDLAEGADMVMVKPGLAYLDIVARVAEAVSVPVSAYQVSGEYAMVEAAARNGWLERERVILETLTSYRRAGAGQILTYWATEAARLLR
- a CDS encoding redox-sensing transcriptional repressor Rex, translating into MTSRPSRPRDRGIPEATVARLPLYLRALQALSERGTPTVSSGELAAATGVNSAKLRKDLSHLGSYGTRGVGYDVEYLIYQISRELGLTQDWSVAIIGVGNLGRALANYGGFGTRGFRIAALLDEAPEVVGSRVAGLTVRHIDNLEDVVSDENVSIGVIATPAKAAQGVCDRFVAAGVTSILNFAPVVLNVPDHVDVRKVDLSIELQILAFHEQRKSAGRRGPDWMDVLEV
- a CDS encoding uroporphyrinogen-III synthase, translating into MNPQTETPATGAEEAAKPAAGHIALVGAGPGDADLLTLRGAALLGQADVVLTFREFGPLARHREGLLRHCRPDVEVVGPDEYGDKGDAFAVAKAAQGLRVVRLYAGDPLLACRGADLAEAARDAGIEFEIAPGLPAITAVPAYAGTELMPAGTNELRVLDAADTDVDWVNAAQSKATLVVMFPDAPSEDDPEAKGPGLDRICKTLIAGGRPDTTPVTVTRMGTTTQQTTVTSTLARLAADLKASDAKGHTVPRPSLMIIGEGAQRQRKLSWFETKPLFGWRVLVPRTREQAAALSDQLRGYGAVPEEVPTISVEPPRTPQQMERAVRGLVTGRYQWVAFTSVNAVKAIRERLEDYGLDARAFAGVKVAAVGEQTAAALQAFGIHPDLQPPEDKQSGAGLVEVWPPYDAEIDPIERVLLPRADIATEVLSEGLVKLGWEIDDVTAYRTVRAAPPPAPIREAIKGGGFDAVLFTSSSTVRNLVGIAGKPHATTVIAVIGPETAKTAEEFGLRVDVRAPKASVVALAEALAEFGAAQRQAAIEAGKPVLRPSQKRRGRRRKTML
- a CDS encoding glutamyl-tRNA reductase, encoding MSVLALGVSHRSSPVALLERMALSGEVRLKLMAEMVNTPAVNEAMVVSTCNRTEVYADVEQFHPGVAAICELLSDYTGVSLDELTRHCYVHYEERAVQHLFSVACGLDSMVVGEGQILGQVRNALKDAQYVGTLGRVLNDLGQRALRVGKRAHTETRLDQAGASMVSFGLTVAGRYLPAAADPRDRTAPAACPVDGDLAEEVTAALPAPQALTGRRVMVLGAGSMSALSANTVARQGAGLVLVANRTPERAERLAECLTEGYESVRSRAVPFEEAAAHLADVDLVISCTGAQGVVLTAEEVAAAGDRTARPLVFLDLALPHDIDKAVRDLPGVYLVGIEDLREAAEDTDAAGQVADLAAVRDIVAEEVAEYQAVRSAERVAPTVVALRSKAQLVVESELERLNGRLPGIDDRTRAEITRTVRRVVDKLLHQPTVRVKQLATGPDGAVYAEALRELFDLDPAIPDAVVKPGAALGEER
- the hemC gene encoding hydroxymethylbilane synthase yields the protein MSTTPARLGTRRSTMATSQSQRVAETLTERTGVPVELVLITSFGDVTRAQLTQLGGTGVFVSALRDALLAGEVEFAVHSLKDLPTAPTDGIVLAAVTERDDPRDALCARDGLKFADLPPGSTVGTGSPRRVAQLAALRPDLRYVPIRGNAETRLGKVSSGELDAVVLAYAGLDRVGRLDDVTDVFEVEQVLPAPGQGALAVECRTADAEGALSYLGAVDHTPTRAAVTAERVILAELEAGCAAPVGAYAEFVADDRLRLRAAVVATDGSQAVRAEQTVTVTEFPDAVQAAAALGHQLAHEMIRRGADQIVADAATGRGEI